In a genomic window of Virgibacillus sp. SK37:
- a CDS encoding FliA/WhiG family RNA polymerase sigma factor has product MTEYNLSHEQQLWDDWYKHKSNATANELIQHYTYLISFHVERISSHLPSNVSKDDIKSFATLGLYDALNKFEPDRDLKFDTYASFRIRGSIMDGLRKEDWLPRSLREKTKKIEQIAQELEQSLYRKPTTEEIASKIGFTVKEVENVLRDSLFSNFLSMDENPKDMENDKERAGYSLSDDTTITPENSLLFKELKEELATGMKTLNENEQLVISLFYNDELTLTEIGQVLGLTTSRISQIHKRSILKLRSTLKKLHALG; this is encoded by the coding sequence ATGACAGAATATAATTTATCTCATGAACAACAACTGTGGGATGACTGGTATAAACATAAATCAAATGCGACCGCAAACGAATTAATTCAACATTATACGTATCTTATCAGTTTCCATGTTGAACGAATCTCAAGTCATTTACCAAGCAATGTAAGTAAGGATGATATTAAAAGCTTTGCAACATTGGGGTTATACGATGCTTTAAACAAATTTGAGCCAGACAGAGATTTAAAATTCGATACGTATGCCTCTTTTCGAATACGTGGGTCCATTATGGATGGATTGAGGAAAGAAGATTGGTTACCAAGATCCTTAAGAGAAAAAACGAAAAAGATAGAACAGATCGCCCAGGAACTGGAACAATCACTCTATCGCAAACCTACTACGGAAGAGATTGCAAGTAAAATCGGTTTCACTGTTAAAGAGGTTGAAAATGTTTTAAGGGATTCCTTATTTTCAAATTTTCTTTCGATGGATGAAAACCCAAAGGATATGGAGAATGATAAGGAAAGAGCTGGTTATTCCCTTTCAGATGATACTACTATTACTCCTGAAAACAGCTTGCTCTTTAAGGAATTGAAGGAAGAGCTTGCGACTGGAATGAAGACACTTAATGAAAATGAACAACTGGTTATAAGTTTGTTTTACAATGATGAGCTAACACTAACAGAAATTGGTCAGGTACTAGGATTAACAACATCCAGAATTTCTCAAATACATAAGAGATCAATCCTAAAACTTAGAAGTACATTAAAAAAGTTGCATGCATTGGGTTAA
- a CDS encoding DUF342 domain-containing protein, whose protein sequence is MRKLLEEQHISYGILEEALHLFDTSISTCKLPITLAEGTRPQNGEDGELVYYHNRSREINRTDNWNFRDVMQIPSVEVGEKLATISPPRAGMDGMDVYGNSIPAEPGKAPICKAGKNVVFKSLEQTYYAATFGQLCVIDKEKQVQPIFEVHETLSLKEGNLDFTGSIHIHGDVPSGYRVKAKGDITIFGMVEAATIIADGSITISEGLAGIEKGLLKAGENIYIGYI, encoded by the coding sequence ATTAGAAAATTGCTTGAGGAGCAACATATTAGTTATGGAATTCTTGAAGAAGCACTTCACTTATTTGATACTTCTATTTCAACCTGTAAGTTACCTATCACCTTAGCGGAAGGAACCCGACCACAAAACGGGGAAGATGGCGAGTTGGTTTACTATCATAACAGGAGTCGTGAAATTAACCGAACTGACAATTGGAATTTTCGCGATGTGATGCAGATACCTTCTGTCGAGGTTGGAGAAAAGCTGGCCACAATTAGCCCTCCAAGAGCTGGCATGGATGGCATGGATGTGTATGGTAACTCTATACCTGCTGAACCCGGCAAAGCCCCTATATGCAAAGCAGGTAAGAATGTAGTTTTTAAGAGTTTAGAACAAACCTACTACGCAGCAACCTTTGGACAGTTATGTGTAATAGATAAGGAAAAACAAGTACAGCCAATATTTGAAGTGCATGAAACGCTATCCTTGAAAGAAGGAAATCTTGATTTTACCGGTTCTATCCACATCCATGGGGATGTACCTTCAGGGTATCGAGTAAAAGCCAAAGGAGATATCACTATCTTTGGAATGGTAGAAGCTGCTACAATCATAGCAGATGGATCAATTACAATTTCGGAAGGTTTGGCAGGAATTGAAAAAGGTTTGTTAAAAGCAGGAGAAAATATTTATATTGGGTATATATAA